One genomic window of Acidobacteriota bacterium includes the following:
- a CDS encoding ABC transporter permease, which yields MEKLLQDVRFAFRVLAKRPGFTAVAVLCLALGIGANSAIFSLINTFFFRPLPVEEPHRLVKMYTSLSKDFPYASYSYPDYRDYNAESEIFKGVAAHRTLPLSVTLQGEPELRVGELVSGNYFQVLGVRPHKGRFYLPEETVTPGTHPVAVMGYSIWMQRFAGDESVLGQSLIINGSPYTVVGIAPKGFKGLFLGLDPDFYIPLMMIEQAMPGGSGLEARGSRFLQVTARLQDGISFSQAQAAAAVVGQRLAQEYPNSNQNATPLLLPQSEANLPPQFRGAAKAFSALLLGVVAVVLLIACANVANLLMARAAARRREISVRLAMGAGRMRLVRQLLTESMLLAVGGGAAGIGLAWISGRLLSSVQPPLQIPVSFQFPLDWRVVAFTVAAAAVTGFVFGLFPALQASRPDMVPALKGEELGARGRRWSLGKVLVAGQVALSLVLMVSAGLFLRSLSHAEQMSPGFRTQGILLGSLDPSMNGYSQDETRNFYSTLLPRLRALPEVAQAALVNRPSFSGFGGQQWGVSVPGYEPSPDESMSIDYNVVTPGYFETLDIALVQGRDFDSRDQADSTPVIIIDEAFAERYLGGRDPIGAVVNTVGAERRIIGVARNVKLSSLGEAPKPLMYLAQSQFMQNDMTAVLRARAGSGADLAPRLRDQVRRIDPNLPVFQVRVMEEQVAVALFPARAGAWLLGLFAALALSLSAMGLYGVMAFWVSRRRKEFGIRLALGADRGDLIRLVLGQGLLLALAGLALGALASLGAGSLLSGFLFGVDSFDFPTFAAVSLILTLTAALACAFPALRAMRVNPLQALK from the coding sequence ATGGAAAAGTTGCTGCAAGACGTTCGTTTCGCTTTTAGGGTGCTGGCCAAGCGTCCCGGATTCACAGCCGTCGCCGTGTTGTGTTTGGCTTTGGGCATCGGCGCCAACAGCGCCATCTTCAGCCTCATCAACACCTTCTTTTTCAGGCCCCTGCCGGTTGAAGAGCCGCACCGCCTGGTGAAGATGTACACCAGCCTCTCCAAGGACTTCCCCTACGCTTCCTATTCCTATCCCGACTACCGCGACTACAATGCCGAAAGCGAGATCTTCAAGGGCGTGGCGGCTCATCGCACGCTTCCTCTCAGCGTAACGCTGCAAGGTGAGCCCGAGTTGCGTGTGGGCGAGCTGGTCTCGGGCAATTACTTTCAGGTCTTGGGAGTGCGTCCTCACAAAGGACGCTTTTACCTGCCTGAGGAGACCGTCACCCCCGGCACCCATCCGGTGGCGGTGATGGGCTACAGCATCTGGATGCAGAGGTTCGCCGGCGATGAGTCGGTGCTGGGGCAAAGCCTCATCATCAACGGCTCGCCCTACACGGTTGTGGGGATAGCGCCCAAGGGTTTCAAAGGGCTGTTCCTGGGCCTCGACCCCGATTTCTACATTCCGCTGATGATGATCGAGCAGGCTATGCCCGGAGGCAGCGGCTTGGAGGCGCGCGGATCGCGCTTCTTGCAGGTCACCGCCCGTCTCCAGGACGGGATCAGCTTTTCCCAAGCCCAGGCGGCCGCCGCCGTAGTAGGACAGCGGCTGGCTCAGGAGTATCCCAACTCAAACCAAAACGCCACCCCCCTGCTGCTCCCTCAGAGCGAAGCCAACCTGCCTCCTCAGTTTCGCGGAGCCGCCAAGGCCTTCTCGGCCCTCTTGCTGGGAGTGGTGGCAGTGGTGCTGCTGATCGCCTGCGCCAACGTGGCCAATCTGCTCATGGCCCGGGCCGCTGCCCGCCGCCGCGAGATCAGCGTGCGTCTGGCCATGGGTGCGGGACGCATGCGGCTGGTCCGCCAATTGCTCACCGAGAGCATGCTGTTGGCCGTGGGCGGCGGAGCAGCGGGCATCGGCTTGGCCTGGATCTCGGGACGGTTGCTCTCTTCGGTGCAGCCGCCCTTGCAGATTCCCGTGTCCTTCCAGTTTCCCCTCGACTGGAGGGTGGTGGCCTTCACCGTGGCCGCGGCCGCTGTGACCGGATTCGTCTTCGGACTCTTCCCGGCCCTGCAGGCCTCCCGTCCCGACATGGTGCCCGCCCTCAAGGGCGAGGAACTTGGGGCCCGCGGACGGCGCTGGAGCCTGGGCAAGGTGCTGGTGGCCGGCCAGGTGGCCTTGTCTCTGGTGCTGATGGTTTCGGCCGGGCTCTTTTTACGCTCCTTGAGCCATGCCGAGCAAATGTCGCCGGGATTCCGCACGCAAGGCATCCTGCTGGGTTCGCTCGATCCCAGCATGAACGGCTACAGTCAAGACGAGACGCGCAATTTCTACTCCACCCTCCTGCCCCGTCTTCGCGCCTTGCCCGAGGTCGCTCAGGCGGCGCTGGTCAACCGTCCTTCTTTCTCGGGCTTCGGAGGACAGCAATGGGGCGTTTCCGTGCCCGGTTATGAGCCTTCGCCGGACGAAAGCATGTCCATCGACTACAACGTCGTCACACCGGGCTACTTCGAGACTCTGGACATCGCACTGGTGCAGGGGCGCGATTTCGATTCCCGTGATCAAGCCGACTCCACACCCGTCATCATCATCGACGAAGCCTTCGCCGAGCGCTACCTGGGGGGACGCGATCCCATCGGGGCCGTGGTCAACACGGTGGGCGCCGAGCGCCGCATCATCGGCGTGGCCCGCAACGTCAAGCTGTCGAGTCTGGGCGAAGCCCCCAAGCCCCTTATGTACTTGGCCCAAAGCCAGTTCATGCAGAACGACATGACCGCCGTGCTGCGGGCCCGAGCCGGATCGGGGGCCGACCTGGCTCCCCGCCTGCGCGACCAGGTGCGCCGGATCGACCCCAACCTGCCTGTTTTTCAAGTGCGGGTGATGGAGGAACAGGTGGCCGTAGCCCTCTTCCCGGCCCGAGCAGGTGCCTGGCTGCTGGGGCTCTTCGCCGCTCTGGCCCTGAGCCTTTCCGCCATGGGACTCTACGGCGTGATGGCCTTCTGGGTCAGCCGCCGCCGCAAGGAATTCGGCATCCGCCTGGCCCTGGGCGCGGACCGCGGCGACTTGATTCGGTTGGTGCTGGGGCAGGGACTGCTGTTGGCCTTGGCCGGACTGGCGCTGGGGGCGCTGGCTTCGCTGGGCGCGGGCAGCCTCCTCTCGGGATTCCTCTTCGGGGTGGACTCTTTCGACTTCCCCACCTTTGCCGCGGTCAGCCTCATCCTGACCCTCACCGCAGCCTTGGCCTGCGCCTTTCCGGCCCTGAGAGCCATGCGGGTGAATCCCCTTCAAGCCCTTAAGTAA
- a CDS encoding zinc-dependent metalloprotease, which yields MAWAVQAPALQAQDSASKPSIASKTEGMEKMEGFFTVYWDEDQGKAWMEIGPQQMGSEFLYVESLSSGLGSNPVGLDRGQLGGEKVVRFQRMGPKILLIQPNLRYRAVTQNQAEQRAVEQSFATSVLWGATAAAESDGRLLVDLTPFLLRDAHDVTGRLRQSRQGNYRLDESRSALNRARTKNFPDNSEFDVLLTFSTDGDPGRLVSEVTPTPEAVSLHQHYSFIRLPDDGYRPRRHDPRAATISTTLADYAAPLDAPLEKRWALRHRLHKKNPGSVSSEPVEPIVYYVDPGAPPAIRQALVEGASWWNQAFQAAGYRNAFQVKILPEDADPMDVRYNVIQWVHRSTRGWSYGSSVSDPRTGEILKGHVTLGSLRVRQDRLIMEGLRPETASASTLDPHCRAGLFPSLEFLAQLDEDAEPVDVALARIRQLSAHEVGHTLGFAHNFAASTYAGRASVMDYPAPLINVRDDGSLDFSQAYAVGIGEWDKVAVRYAYSHFPEEADEEAELEAIIQEAVGNRYLFISDADARPPSAAHPLANLWDNGSDPVEELDHIMRVRRIALDAFGPGNLAEGEPLALLQDTLVPVYLYHRYQVEATAKVLGGAYYTYALKGDGQPGLSWVPPDRQRKALQALLETLQPSHLAIDPSLLQHLPPLPLGYFDARERFDGRSGRLFDPVGAARIAADMTLSGLLQHQRAARLESSHAIDPQHPDLGEVLDAVFAATWQAQTPSDPWQALIKQEVEQAAVDHAIQLASHSRAAPSVTAAATAKLKEWKSGLEELALSASGRRAAHFDYASQRIQRFLDRPAPAASQPDALSPPPGSPIGSSGNQ from the coding sequence ATGGCGTGGGCAGTTCAGGCGCCCGCGCTGCAGGCTCAAGACTCGGCCTCCAAGCCCTCCATCGCCTCTAAGACCGAGGGGATGGAGAAGATGGAGGGATTCTTCACCGTCTACTGGGACGAAGACCAGGGCAAGGCGTGGATGGAAATCGGTCCCCAGCAGATGGGGAGCGAGTTCCTCTATGTCGAGTCGCTGAGTTCCGGGCTGGGGTCGAATCCGGTGGGATTGGACCGCGGTCAACTGGGAGGCGAAAAAGTCGTTCGCTTTCAGCGCATGGGACCCAAGATACTGCTGATCCAGCCTAACTTGCGCTACCGGGCCGTGACCCAGAACCAGGCCGAGCAGAGGGCCGTGGAGCAATCCTTCGCCACCTCGGTGCTGTGGGGCGCCACGGCGGCGGCGGAAAGCGACGGCCGCCTGCTGGTCGACCTGACGCCCTTCCTGCTGCGCGACGCCCACGACGTGACAGGACGCCTGCGCCAATCGCGCCAGGGCAACTACCGCCTCGACGAGTCGCGCAGCGCCCTCAACCGGGCCCGCACCAAGAACTTTCCCGACAACAGCGAGTTCGACGTCTTGCTGACCTTCTCGACCGACGGCGACCCGGGACGCCTGGTGTCTGAAGTCACGCCCACTCCCGAGGCGGTTTCGCTGCACCAGCACTACTCTTTCATCCGCCTGCCCGACGACGGCTACCGGCCCCGCCGCCACGATCCGCGGGCGGCAACCATTTCCACCACCCTGGCCGACTACGCGGCACCCCTGGACGCACCGCTGGAAAAGCGCTGGGCCTTGCGTCACCGCCTGCACAAGAAGAACCCGGGGTCCGTGAGTTCAGAACCTGTCGAGCCGATCGTCTACTACGTCGATCCCGGTGCTCCTCCGGCCATCCGTCAGGCCCTGGTGGAGGGCGCCAGTTGGTGGAACCAGGCCTTCCAGGCGGCCGGCTACCGTAACGCCTTCCAGGTGAAGATCCTGCCCGAGGACGCCGATCCCATGGACGTCCGCTACAACGTCATCCAATGGGTCCACCGCTCCACCCGCGGATGGTCCTACGGGAGTTCGGTCAGCGATCCGCGCACGGGCGAGATTCTCAAGGGCCACGTGACGCTGGGTTCGCTGCGGGTACGGCAGGACCGCCTCATCATGGAGGGCCTGCGTCCCGAGACGGCCTCGGCCAGCACGCTCGATCCGCACTGCCGGGCGGGCCTCTTCCCCTCCCTCGAGTTTTTGGCCCAACTGGACGAAGATGCAGAGCCGGTGGACGTGGCCCTGGCCCGCATCCGCCAGCTTTCGGCCCACGAGGTGGGTCACACCCTCGGATTCGCCCACAACTTCGCCGCCAGCACCTATGCCGGACGGGCCTCGGTGATGGACTATCCCGCCCCTTTGATCAATGTGCGCGACGACGGCTCGCTCGACTTTTCCCAGGCCTACGCAGTAGGCATCGGCGAGTGGGACAAGGTGGCCGTCCGTTATGCCTACAGCCACTTCCCCGAGGAGGCCGATGAAGAGGCCGAGCTGGAGGCCATCATTCAAGAAGCCGTAGGAAACCGTTATCTCTTCATCAGCGACGCCGACGCCCGTCCGCCTTCAGCCGCCCACCCGCTGGCCAACCTCTGGGACAACGGCAGCGACCCGGTGGAGGAGCTCGATCACATAATGCGCGTCCGCCGCATCGCCCTCGACGCCTTCGGACCCGGCAACCTGGCCGAGGGAGAACCGCTGGCCCTGCTTCAGGACACCCTGGTGCCGGTTTACCTCTACCACCGCTATCAGGTCGAGGCCACCGCCAAGGTGCTGGGAGGCGCCTACTACACCTACGCTCTCAAGGGAGACGGGCAGCCGGGACTCAGTTGGGTGCCGCCCGACAGGCAGAGAAAGGCCCTGCAGGCCCTGCTGGAAACGCTGCAACCCTCGCATCTGGCCATCGATCCCTCGCTGCTGCAGCATCTGCCGCCGCTTCCGCTGGGGTACTTCGACGCCCGCGAACGATTCGACGGCCGCAGCGGACGGCTCTTCGACCCCGTGGGCGCCGCACGCATCGCCGCCGACATGACCCTCTCAGGACTGCTGCAGCATCAGCGCGCCGCGCGTCTCGAGTCCTCACACGCCATCGACCCCCAACATCCCGACCTGGGGGAAGTCCTGGACGCCGTCTTCGCCGCCACCTGGCAAGCCCAGACGCCTTCCGATCCCTGGCAGGCGCTGATCAAGCAGGAGGTCGAGCAGGCCGCCGTCGACCACGCCATCCAACTGGCCTCCCACAGCCGGGCGGCGCCCTCGGTGACGGCGGCCGCCACGGCCAAGCTGAAGGAGTGGAAGTCGGGGCTGGAGGAGTTGGCCCTGAGCGCCTCCGGACGCCGGGCAGCCCACTTCGACTATGCCTCCCAGCGCATCCAGCGCTTCCTGGACCGTCCGGCGCCGGCCGCCTCCCAGCCCGACGCCCTCTCCCCGCCCCCCGGCAGCCCCATCGGCAGCAGCGGGAACCAGTGA
- a CDS encoding ABC transporter ATP-binding protein gives MSERPLLFLSSVTKVFYTDEVETHALSGIHLEIKQGEFVAVTGPSGCGKSTLLSILGLLDSPTEGEYWLNQTEVQDLSLSDRARIRNREVGFIFQNFNLIGDLTVYENVELPLTYRRMPSSERKVAVETALQRVGMAHRQKHYPSQLSGGQQQRVAVARALVGRPSILLADEPTGNLDSRNGAAVMELLGELHEEGATICMVTHDPRYADYAQRNIHLFDGKVAEEAEQVA, from the coding sequence ATGAGCGAGCGACCCCTATTGTTTCTGAGCAGCGTCACCAAGGTGTTTTACACCGACGAAGTTGAAACCCACGCCCTCTCGGGCATCCACCTTGAAATCAAGCAAGGCGAGTTCGTGGCCGTGACCGGCCCTTCGGGATGTGGGAAGTCCACCTTGCTGTCCATTCTGGGACTTCTGGATTCGCCCACCGAAGGAGAGTACTGGCTCAACCAGACCGAAGTTCAAGACCTGAGCCTCTCCGACCGGGCCCGCATCCGCAACCGCGAAGTCGGGTTTATTTTTCAGAACTTCAACCTGATCGGGGACCTGACGGTTTATGAAAACGTCGAACTCCCCCTGACCTACAGGCGCATGCCTTCATCAGAGCGCAAGGTCGCGGTGGAGACGGCTCTGCAGCGGGTGGGAATGGCTCATCGCCAAAAGCACTATCCCTCCCAGCTCTCGGGCGGACAGCAGCAGCGCGTGGCCGTGGCTCGCGCTCTCGTGGGACGGCCCTCCATCCTGCTGGCTGACGAGCCCACTGGAAACCTCGATTCCAGAAACGGCGCCGCCGTGATGGAACTGCTGGGCGAGCTGCACGAAGAGGGCGCCACCATCTGCATGGTGACCCACGATCCCCGTTACGCCGACTACGCACAGCGGAACATTCACCTCTTCGACGGCAAAGTGGCCGAAGAGGCCGAGCAGGTCGCTTAG
- a CDS encoding efflux RND transporter periplasmic adaptor subunit, with product MSTRKKVYGLLLLVVAVVALGAGAMYFLAEVDASAADQQQAEAEKAKAEQVTPVQLATVKTDAISSFLSATANLRPLREVEVVNRGDGLVKRVLVQEGAYVREGDLLVKLDDTQHQIRLETAQKQLAQARLQMEKAAIREAKAKTQIENSQEEYERYKALYDEQLVSEREVAQLQYRIEELEHDIRISTTDIREFESRVAELQSEINQAKLEIERTEVRAPFSGRVIERMVEPGQTKSALQPLFRLADLTPLYADVFLSEREAMQVEPSQPASVVLGAREEVKVQGRVNRIAPIVDQSTGTVKVTVEVPAASDLFKPGAFVRIDIKTDTRQQALLIPKRAVLEEDGQEYIFLVEGDLARRQNVETGYSSNGWVQIVSGVSEGQKVVTAGQGALKEGSKVKVIEG from the coding sequence ATGAGCACCCGGAAAAAAGTTTATGGACTTCTGCTGCTGGTAGTGGCCGTCGTCGCCTTGGGCGCGGGCGCAATGTACTTTTTGGCAGAAGTCGATGCCTCGGCGGCCGACCAGCAGCAAGCCGAGGCCGAGAAAGCCAAGGCTGAACAAGTCACTCCCGTGCAACTGGCTACGGTGAAGACCGATGCTATTTCTTCCTTTCTCAGCGCCACCGCCAACCTGAGGCCTTTGCGCGAGGTGGAAGTCGTCAACCGCGGTGACGGGTTGGTGAAGAGAGTATTGGTGCAGGAAGGCGCTTATGTGCGCGAGGGCGACCTGCTGGTCAAGCTCGACGACACCCAGCATCAAATCCGGCTTGAGACGGCCCAGAAGCAATTGGCCCAGGCCCGCCTTCAGATGGAAAAAGCGGCCATCCGCGAGGCCAAGGCCAAGACTCAGATCGAGAATTCTCAGGAAGAGTACGAGCGCTACAAGGCCCTCTACGACGAGCAACTGGTGAGCGAGCGCGAGGTCGCTCAGTTGCAATACAGAATCGAAGAGCTGGAGCATGATATCCGCATCTCGACCACCGACATCAGGGAATTCGAGAGTCGGGTGGCGGAGCTGCAATCCGAGATCAATCAAGCCAAGCTCGAGATCGAGCGCACCGAAGTCAGGGCCCCTTTCAGCGGACGGGTCATCGAGCGCATGGTCGAGCCCGGACAGACGAAGAGCGCCTTGCAGCCGCTCTTCAGGCTGGCTGACCTGACGCCGCTCTACGCCGACGTCTTCTTGTCGGAGCGGGAGGCCATGCAGGTCGAGCCCAGCCAGCCCGCTAGCGTGGTGCTGGGCGCCCGCGAGGAGGTCAAGGTGCAGGGGCGCGTCAACCGCATCGCGCCCATCGTCGACCAGTCCACTGGCACGGTCAAGGTGACTGTGGAGGTGCCGGCCGCTTCTGATCTCTTCAAGCCCGGAGCCTTCGTCCGCATCGACATCAAGACCGACACCCGCCAGCAGGCTCTGCTGATTCCCAAACGCGCCGTTTTGGAAGAGGACGGGCAAGAGTACATCTTCCTGGTGGAAGGCGACCTGGCACGCCGTCAAAACGTCGAAACCGGTTACAGCTCAAATGGCTGGGTGCAGATCGTGAGCGGCGTGAGCGAGGGACAGAAGGTGGTTACGGCTGGCCAGGGCGCCCTTAAGGAAGGCTCCAAGGTCAAGGTGATCGAGGGCTGA